One window of the Lysobacter sp. S4-A87 genome contains the following:
- a CDS encoding Mu transposase C-terminal domain-containing protein produces the protein MEHDLPEDSWPMYGLPKKVRTDRAAEFRGLQFKGSCKAWGIEPLLRRKKEDGGIIERGIGKIQARAALEPGATGSDPKKQRGERDPSDYAQMSIKEAERWLAREITGRFHYERNDELGMSPSQAWQAAHSTGGELRLPPIVSNQKEFLISFLPWEMRCVTPKGVQLFKEFYYCSELIPFVGNKIKYKVHYDPRRLGRIYIEAGKDPKDPITVPYADPSKPCLPKFEVDARRRRQKEAYPNEYDRAQRVAHNTAQAADRRTSKMKTREARRKERLHQAAVQAGADIPRDHDPPPSPPKKVTVDYNRRPKVSVGGVV, from the coding sequence ATGGAGCACGACCTCCCGGAGGACAGCTGGCCGATGTACGGCCTGCCCAAGAAGGTCCGCACGGACCGGGCTGCAGAGTTCAGGGGATTACAGTTCAAGGGTTCGTGTAAAGCGTGGGGAATTGAGCCTCTGCTTCGTCGAAAGAAGGAAGATGGCGGCATCATCGAACGCGGCATCGGCAAAATACAGGCTCGTGCGGCGCTGGAACCCGGTGCAACCGGAAGCGATCCAAAGAAGCAGCGTGGAGAACGAGATCCTTCGGATTATGCCCAGATGTCGATCAAGGAGGCAGAACGTTGGCTTGCGCGGGAAATTACGGGGCGCTTTCACTACGAGCGCAATGACGAGCTTGGCATGTCACCAAGCCAAGCCTGGCAAGCGGCGCATTCTACGGGAGGGGAGCTCCGTCTTCCGCCTATCGTCTCAAACCAGAAGGAATTCCTGATTTCTTTCTTGCCATGGGAGATGAGATGCGTCACACCAAAAGGGGTGCAACTGTTCAAAGAGTTCTACTATTGCAGCGAGCTAATTCCGTTCGTCGGGAACAAGATCAAGTACAAGGTGCACTATGACCCGAGGCGGCTGGGTCGCATCTACATTGAGGCAGGGAAGGATCCTAAGGATCCTATCACCGTGCCCTATGCGGACCCGTCGAAGCCCTGCTTGCCGAAGTTCGAGGTAGATGCTCGTCGTAGGCGCCAGAAGGAGGCGTATCCCAACGAGTATGATCGAGCGCAGCGCGTGGCCCACAATACCGCGCAGGCGGCCGACCGACGAACTTCGAAAATGAAAACTCGCGAGGCGCGGCGTAAGGAACGCTTGCACCAGGCGGCAGTCCAAGCGGGAGCGGACATTCCTCGCGATCACGATCCGCCGCCGTCGCCGCCGAAGAAGGTAACGGTCGACTATAACCGCCGTCCAAAGGTGAGTGTTGGCGGTGTTGTGTGA
- a CDS encoding IS30 family transposase yields the protein MKYRARICYTEGQKALMWDRWQQGDSLHQIARLFDRRHSSVRGILAASGGIRPPQRRRSERTLSLAEREEISRGVVSGQSIRSIAAALGRAPSTVSRELRRNEGSDGYRANRADQAAWDRARRPKTCKLARHRALARQVAAKLQQRWSPQQIAGWLKRIHPDDASGQVSHETIYRTLFIQARGALKQELLGYLRRTRAMRRSRHHTQKADNHGRISDTVSIRERPAAVEDRAVPGHWEGDLLFGSSNSQIATLVERHTRYVMLVKVGGKDTETVIDALINNARRLPKELYRSLTWDRGKEMADHRRFTMATDIQVYFCDPQHPWQRGSNENTNGLLRQYFPKGLDLSTITQAKLDAVARELNGRPRKTLGYETPAERFQQAVASTG from the coding sequence ATGAAGTACCGGGCAAGGATCTGTTACACGGAAGGCCAGAAGGCCCTGATGTGGGACCGCTGGCAACAGGGCGATTCGCTGCACCAAATCGCCCGGCTGTTTGATCGTCGCCACAGCTCGGTTCGCGGGATCCTGGCCGCGTCCGGTGGGATCCGGCCACCTCAGCGCCGCCGTTCTGAGCGGACGCTGAGCTTGGCCGAGCGGGAAGAGATTTCGCGGGGCGTGGTGAGCGGGCAATCGATCCGTTCGATCGCGGCCGCGCTGGGGCGGGCGCCGTCCACAGTGAGCCGCGAACTGCGACGCAACGAGGGTTCTGATGGCTACCGGGCGAACCGGGCCGACCAGGCCGCCTGGGACCGGGCGCGTCGTCCAAAGACTTGTAAGCTGGCCCGGCATCGAGCCTTGGCGCGGCAGGTCGCAGCTAAGCTTCAACAGCGCTGGTCTCCGCAGCAGATCGCCGGATGGCTCAAGCGCATCCATCCAGACGACGCGAGCGGTCAGGTGTCACACGAGACGATCTACCGCACGCTCTTCATCCAAGCCCGAGGCGCCTTAAAACAGGAGCTTCTGGGCTACCTGAGGCGCACGCGAGCAATGCGCCGCTCACGCCACCACACACAGAAGGCCGACAACCACGGCCGCATCAGCGACACCGTATCGATCCGCGAGCGCCCTGCAGCGGTCGAAGACCGGGCCGTGCCGGGCCATTGGGAGGGCGACCTGTTGTTTGGCAGCAGCAACAGTCAGATTGCCACGCTGGTGGAGCGGCATACGCGCTACGTCATGCTGGTGAAGGTCGGCGGCAAGGACACCGAAACGGTCATCGACGCGCTGATCAACAACGCACGGCGCCTGCCGAAGGAACTGTATCGATCGTTGACCTGGGACCGCGGTAAGGAGATGGCTGATCATCGCCGATTCACCATGGCGACCGACATCCAGGTCTACTTCTGCGATCCGCAGCATCCATGGCAGCGCGGTTCAAACGAGAACACCAACGGATTGCTTCGGCAGTACTTCCCCAAGGGTCTCGATCTGTCCACGATCACGCAGGCCAAGCTTGACGCCGTGGCCAGAGAGTTGAACGGACGGCCCCGGAAGACGCTAGGCTACGAAACACCGGCCGAACGATTTCAACAAGCTGTTGCATCGACCGGTTGA
- a CDS encoding DUF3653 domain-containing protein has translation MNADFEGDWYGWRLRGRHLVSDDGQRMTIERLRGLMWRDKMELRLAGYASRRKAEEARKTANRNQLVKVVVITLDEYRNSGQRGAA, from the coding sequence GTGAACGCGGATTTTGAGGGTGATTGGTACGGATGGCGCCTGCGAGGGCGCCATCTTGTTTCCGACGACGGCCAGCGCATGACGATTGAACGCCTGCGCGGCCTCATGTGGCGCGACAAGATGGAACTACGACTCGCGGGCTACGCCAGCCGGCGAAAGGCCGAGGAAGCCCGGAAAACGGCGAATCGCAACCAGCTGGTCAAGGTCGTGGTCATCACCCTCGACGAGTACCGCAACAGCGGTCAACGTGGCGCGGCCTAA
- a CDS encoding TniB family NTP-binding protein: MEGSNEQRIDYVLFPRFIPYPRAEYLLGEIGDLRRMDVSPRPKCILVSGAPGFGKSMILKEALRLYGAEISEASEVGRKRWPFFGIELPPMSDIRPLYGRVLTKLGIPHSLEDKPSLLHEQTCTALDGAYTVLLGLDEIHNLLATKKTEECMTALRDITNHGVALLCAGVESARNVISADAQMADRFRCHRLQPWICNDDTRDFLATLETRLPLRDPSGLDRQEMLEAIVLLSHGSLGKMVTGVREAARDVIRDGRECIGLDDTKLAMCRQIAEGYDVFA, from the coding sequence ATGGAAGGGTCGAACGAACAGCGAATTGACTATGTATTGTTCCCGCGATTCATTCCCTATCCAAGGGCTGAGTATCTGTTGGGGGAGATAGGCGACCTTCGCCGAATGGACGTCAGCCCCCGACCAAAATGCATACTCGTGTCCGGTGCTCCTGGCTTTGGCAAGAGCATGATCCTCAAGGAAGCGCTGAGGCTGTATGGAGCTGAAATAAGCGAAGCCAGTGAAGTCGGGAGGAAACGGTGGCCGTTCTTTGGCATTGAGCTTCCGCCGATGAGCGACATTCGACCGCTGTATGGCAGGGTGCTCACCAAACTAGGAATTCCGCACTCGTTGGAGGACAAGCCGTCGTTGCTGCACGAGCAAACGTGCACCGCTCTAGACGGCGCGTACACGGTGCTGCTCGGACTGGATGAGATCCATAATCTCCTCGCGACAAAAAAGACCGAAGAGTGCATGACAGCGCTTCGTGATATCACCAATCATGGTGTCGCGTTGCTTTGCGCGGGCGTAGAATCTGCTAGAAATGTGATCAGTGCCGATGCACAGATGGCGGATCGTTTCCGGTGCCATCGTCTACAGCCGTGGATATGCAATGACGACACGCGCGACTTCCTTGCCACGCTCGAGACACGTCTACCATTGCGCGATCCTTCCGGATTGGACCGTCAGGAAATGCTCGAGGCTATCGTGCTCCTGTCGCATGGGAGCCTGGGCAAGATGGTGACCGGTGTACGCGAAGCGGCCCGGGACGTGATACGAGACGGCCGTGAGTGCATAGGTCTTGACGATACTAAGCTTGCAATGTGTCGGCAGATTGCAGAGGGCTACGACGTGTTTGCGTGA